A stretch of Gemmatimonadaceae bacterium DNA encodes these proteins:
- a CDS encoding tetraacyldisaccharide 4'-kinase has product MIDPRTTDHVWYSDDARARAARALLWPFAAVYAGAVAVRGALFDAGLVEQVRLALPSVSVGNLTVGGTGKTPTAAWLAARLVERGAHPAIVMRGYGSDEPLVHREVNPEIPVVIAADRVAGVRRARALGADVAVLDDAFQHRRARRDADVVLVSADRWRLPARPLPAGPWREPLSALARASMVIVTRRAVPDTVVAAVIGELGRSWPDLPTAVASLTLGDLHRVSGPEVRPLSSLRGERVYLAAAIGDPLTLVAQLRASGADVTLHAFEDHHRFTDDDVTAVQRGAGETRLVLCTLKDAVKLAPLWPRAAPSLWYVSQQFALESGQSTVDSLLASLLDARRDQPGVRPPALGHPSLPNS; this is encoded by the coding sequence GTGATTGATCCGCGCACGACGGACCACGTCTGGTACAGCGACGACGCGCGCGCACGCGCCGCACGCGCCTTGCTATGGCCGTTCGCGGCCGTGTATGCGGGCGCCGTCGCCGTGCGCGGCGCGCTCTTCGATGCCGGACTCGTCGAGCAAGTCAGGCTGGCGCTTCCCAGTGTGAGCGTCGGCAATCTCACGGTCGGTGGAACGGGGAAGACTCCGACTGCGGCGTGGCTCGCGGCGCGGCTCGTGGAGCGAGGCGCGCACCCGGCGATCGTGATGCGCGGATACGGAAGCGACGAGCCGCTCGTCCACCGGGAGGTGAATCCCGAGATCCCGGTAGTGATCGCGGCCGACCGAGTAGCAGGCGTGAGGCGCGCTCGTGCCCTCGGCGCCGACGTTGCGGTCCTCGACGATGCATTTCAGCACCGCCGCGCGCGGCGCGATGCGGACGTCGTCCTCGTCAGCGCCGATCGCTGGCGGCTTCCCGCGCGGCCGCTGCCCGCGGGACCATGGCGTGAACCATTGAGCGCGCTGGCGCGGGCGTCGATGGTGATCGTGACACGCCGCGCCGTGCCGGATACGGTTGTGGCTGCAGTAATAGGCGAGCTCGGCCGCTCGTGGCCGGACTTGCCGACGGCTGTTGCGTCGCTGACGCTCGGCGACCTGCATCGTGTGAGTGGACCAGAAGTCCGCCCGCTGTCGTCGCTGCGCGGCGAGCGCGTCTATCTGGCGGCCGCCATCGGCGATCCGCTCACGCTCGTGGCGCAGCTTCGGGCCTCAGGTGCAGATGTCACGCTCCACGCCTTCGAGGATCATCATCGGTTCACCGACGATGACGTCACCGCTGTCCAGCGCGGAGCAGGCGAGACGCGTCTCGTCCTGTGCACGCTCAAGGACGCCGTGAAGCTCGCGCCGCTCTGGCCTCGCGCGGCGCCGTCGTTGTGGTATGTTTCCCAGCAGTTCGCGCTGGAGTCCGGGCAAAGCACAGTGGATTCTCTTCTTGCCTCACTGCTCGATGCGCGACGCGACCAACCCGGAGTGCGGCCGCCCGCGTTGGGCCATCCGTCCTTACCAAACTCATGA
- a CDS encoding Glu/Leu/Phe/Val dehydrogenase, with protein sequence MMSRFDRAAELLDLEPGLYKILRHPEKEITLSIPVLMDNGEIEVFTGYRVLHNTSRGPAKGGIRFDPNVNRDEVKALAAWMTWKCAVVNIPFGGAKGGVICDPLKLSVAELERITRRYTAGLIGVLGPDSDVPAPDVNTNERVMAWVMDTYSMHMRHTVTSVVTGKPVEMGGSLGRREATGRGCMLVTLAALEHLGMRAAGATVAVQGFGNVGSVAAQLLHTQGCKVIAIGDRSGGIVNTNGIDVNDAIAYVKQNRSLEGYSKGDRITNDDLLTLEVDVLVPAALENVITRKNAPKIRARVICEGANGPTTAPADAILDDKGVFVIPDILANAGGVTVSYFEWVQDRGGYFWTEATVNDRLQQIMQDSFRAVLELSRRHKVNMRTAAYMLSISRVATVHRLRGIYA encoded by the coding sequence ATGATGTCGCGGTTCGACCGGGCAGCCGAGCTGCTCGATCTGGAACCGGGCCTCTACAAGATCCTCCGCCACCCCGAAAAAGAGATCACGCTGTCGATCCCCGTCCTCATGGACAACGGGGAGATCGAGGTGTTCACCGGCTATCGCGTGCTGCACAACACGTCGCGTGGTCCGGCCAAGGGAGGGATTCGATTCGATCCGAACGTCAATCGCGATGAAGTGAAAGCGCTCGCCGCGTGGATGACGTGGAAGTGCGCGGTGGTGAACATTCCCTTTGGCGGCGCCAAGGGCGGCGTGATTTGCGATCCGCTCAAGCTGAGCGTCGCCGAGCTCGAGCGCATCACGCGCCGGTATACGGCGGGTCTCATCGGGGTCCTCGGACCGGATTCGGACGTGCCGGCGCCCGACGTCAATACGAACGAGCGCGTGATGGCGTGGGTGATGGACACCTACTCGATGCACATGCGGCACACGGTGACGTCGGTGGTGACGGGCAAGCCGGTGGAGATGGGCGGCTCGTTAGGCAGGCGGGAAGCGACCGGCCGCGGGTGCATGCTCGTCACGCTTGCGGCGCTGGAGCATCTGGGCATGCGCGCCGCCGGCGCAACGGTGGCGGTGCAGGGTTTCGGCAACGTGGGTTCCGTCGCGGCGCAGCTGCTGCACACGCAGGGCTGCAAGGTGATCGCGATCGGCGACCGCTCGGGCGGCATTGTGAACACGAACGGCATCGACGTCAACGACGCGATCGCGTACGTGAAGCAGAATCGCTCGCTCGAGGGCTACTCGAAGGGCGACCGCATCACCAACGACGATTTGTTGACGCTCGAGGTCGACGTGCTCGTGCCCGCGGCGCTCGAGAACGTGATCACGCGCAAGAACGCGCCCAAGATTCGCGCGCGCGTGATCTGCGAAGGCGCGAACGGGCCGACCACGGCGCCCGCCGACGCGATCCTCGATGACAAGGGCGTGTTCGTGATCCCGGACATCCTCGCCAACGCGGGCGGTGTGACGGTGTCGTACTTCGAGTGGGTGCAGGACCGGGGCGGCTATTTCTGGACCGAAGCGACCGTGAACGATCGTCTGCAGCAGATCATGCAGGACAGCTTCCGCGCGGTGCTCGAGTTGTCGCGGCGGCACAAGGTGAACATGCGCACGGCCGCGTACATGTTGTCGATTTCGCGCGTCGCTACGGTGCACCGGCTGCGCGGGATCTACGCCTAA
- a CDS encoding OmpH family outer membrane protein, with the protein MRSFVHAALSALAISTLMAGTVLAQGGTVSPPASASSGTIKIAYVNSQKILAEVPGRSDAEAQMQKEMEGYRAEVQKMSDSLNAIVSAYNKAEPTLSATAKATRQKDIQTKESAYQQRVQQLEQQAQQRQAELMRPIMQQINKVIEQIRSENGYAMVFDAGNQSGVVVAADSSLDITDKVIQRLKAAGPVSTTPQKPPAGPTDKPLGASRSPDPSKP; encoded by the coding sequence ATGCGTTCGTTTGTCCATGCCGCGCTCTCGGCGCTGGCAATCTCCACCCTCATGGCTGGAACAGTGTTGGCGCAGGGAGGCACCGTGTCGCCGCCGGCGAGTGCGTCGAGCGGCACGATCAAGATCGCCTACGTCAACTCGCAAAAGATTCTGGCCGAAGTGCCCGGCCGCAGTGATGCCGAAGCGCAGATGCAGAAAGAGATGGAGGGCTATCGCGCCGAAGTGCAGAAGATGAGCGATTCGCTCAACGCCATCGTCTCGGCGTACAACAAGGCGGAGCCGACGCTGAGCGCGACGGCGAAGGCGACGCGGCAGAAGGACATTCAGACCAAGGAGAGCGCGTACCAGCAGCGGGTGCAGCAGCTCGAGCAGCAGGCGCAGCAGCGGCAGGCCGAGCTCATGCGTCCGATCATGCAGCAGATCAACAAGGTGATCGAGCAGATTCGGAGCGAGAACGGCTACGCGATGGTGTTCGACGCCGGGAATCAGTCCGGCGTGGTGGTGGCGGCCGACTCGTCGCTCGACATCACGGACAAGGTGATCCAGCGACTGAAGGCAGCCGGTCCGGTGTCGACGACGCCGCAGAAGCCGCCGGCTGGACCCACGGACAAGCCGCTCGGCGCGTCGCGATCGCCGGATCCCAGCAAGCCGTAA
- the lpxD gene encoding UDP-3-O-(3-hydroxymyristoyl)glucosamine N-acyltransferase codes for MPNDVTHMRLGDEREEGPSLTAEAIARLVGGTIRGNGGARVRGVAPLDRATTDDLSFLAQPRYAALFERSQAGVVLVAPDLADAPGAAACRIVVRQPHEAMLRVLPALYPPPPRESGVHGTAVIGRGARLGAGVAIGPYAVIGDGVQLGEDAVVGAHTTIGAGVTVGARTWLADGVTLYAGTALGERVRVHAGTRIGCDGFGYVPGEDGHRKIPHVGRCIIGDDVEIGANSTIDRGSVDDTVIGAGTKIDNLVHIAHNVRIGRLCLIMAQVGIAGSVHMGDGCILAGQVGVSGHHDIGAGARLAAQAGVFGDIPAGQTWSGYPARPHGEQLRAHAALYKLSGLMRRIEKLLERDTG; via the coding sequence ATGCCCAACGACGTGACGCACATGCGCCTCGGCGATGAGAGAGAAGAAGGCCCTTCACTCACCGCCGAGGCGATTGCGCGTTTGGTAGGCGGTACGATTCGGGGGAACGGCGGGGCGCGCGTGCGCGGTGTCGCGCCGTTGGACCGGGCGACGACCGACGATCTGAGCTTCCTCGCGCAGCCACGGTACGCGGCGCTGTTCGAGCGGTCGCAGGCCGGCGTCGTGCTGGTGGCGCCGGATCTCGCCGATGCGCCGGGCGCCGCGGCGTGCCGGATCGTGGTGCGGCAGCCCCACGAGGCGATGCTGCGCGTGCTGCCCGCGCTCTATCCGCCGCCGCCGCGGGAATCCGGCGTGCACGGCACGGCGGTCATCGGCCGCGGCGCTCGGTTAGGCGCCGGCGTGGCGATCGGCCCGTACGCGGTGATCGGCGACGGCGTGCAGTTGGGCGAGGATGCCGTCGTGGGCGCCCACACGACGATCGGGGCCGGCGTGACGGTGGGTGCGCGAACCTGGCTGGCCGACGGCGTGACGCTGTACGCGGGCACTGCGTTAGGCGAACGCGTTCGGGTGCACGCGGGAACGCGCATCGGGTGCGACGGGTTCGGTTACGTGCCGGGCGAAGATGGCCATCGCAAGATTCCGCACGTCGGCCGGTGCATCATCGGCGACGATGTGGAGATCGGCGCCAACTCGACCATCGACCGCGGGAGCGTCGATGACACGGTGATCGGCGCCGGAACGAAGATCGACAACCTCGTGCACATCGCGCACAACGTGCGCATCGGCCGGCTCTGTCTCATCATGGCGCAGGTGGGCATCGCGGGATCGGTGCACATGGGCGACGGGTGCATTCTCGCGGGGCAGGTGGGGGTGAGCGGGCATCATGACATCGGCGCCGGGGCGCGCCTGGCGGCACAGGCCGGGGTGTTCGGCGACATTCCCGCGGGACAGACCTGGTCGGGCTACCCGGCGCGTCCGCACGGGGAGCAGCTGCGCGCGCACGCCGCGCTGTACAAGTTGTCGGGGCTCATGCGGCGCATCGAGAAATTGTTGGAGCGCGACACCGGGTGA
- the lpxA gene encoding acyl-ACP--UDP-N-acetylglucosamine O-acyltransferase gives MSARIHPSAIVSPDAQLGDGVEVGPWAVIGPSCVLGDECVVAVRAVLERNVTLGDGVRIGIGSVIGGDPQDLKFQGEETRVEIGDGTVVREYATINRGTSESFKTSVGRDCFIMTYVHLAHDCHVGNGVIISNGTQLAGHITVEDRAIISGLCAIHQFVKIGTHSFIGGASRVPQDIPPYLKAVGNPIRLYGLNSVGLQRANFEPAVLRELKRAYRLVFRSELNVSQAMERANTELEMFPEVRHFLSFVDGSGRGVAT, from the coding sequence ATGAGCGCGCGCATCCACCCGTCGGCGATCGTGTCGCCCGATGCGCAGTTGGGCGACGGGGTGGAGGTGGGGCCGTGGGCCGTGATCGGTCCGTCGTGTGTGTTAGGCGACGAGTGCGTGGTGGCGGTGCGCGCGGTGCTCGAGCGAAACGTGACGCTGGGCGACGGCGTGCGCATCGGCATCGGGTCGGTGATCGGCGGCGACCCGCAGGATCTCAAATTCCAGGGCGAAGAGACGCGCGTCGAGATCGGCGATGGGACGGTGGTGCGCGAATATGCGACGATCAACCGCGGCACTTCGGAATCGTTCAAGACCTCCGTTGGGCGCGACTGCTTCATCATGACGTACGTGCATCTGGCGCACGACTGCCACGTGGGCAACGGCGTGATCATCTCGAACGGCACGCAGCTCGCGGGACACATCACGGTCGAGGACCGCGCGATCATTTCCGGGCTGTGCGCGATCCATCAGTTCGTGAAAATCGGCACGCACAGTTTCATCGGCGGCGCGTCGCGGGTGCCGCAGGACATTCCGCCGTATCTCAAAGCCGTCGGGAATCCGATCAGACTGTACGGGCTCAACAGCGTCGGCTTGCAGCGCGCGAACTTCGAGCCGGCGGTGCTCCGCGAATTGAAGCGGGCCTATCGGCTCGTCTTTCGCTCGGAGCTGAACGTGTCGCAGGCGATGGAGCGGGCGAACACGGAGCTCGAGATGTTCCCCGAGGTGCGGCACTTTCTATCGTTCGTGGACGGCAGCGGCCGCGGCGTGGCGACGTGA
- a CDS encoding lysophospholipid acyltransferase family protein, translating into MTAAAVDTRRARRRAVLSWLGGGLLRVLARTWRIRYVNRGALDALRAARQPAILCLWHGEMLPHLWAHRGQGITVLISEHGDGEIIARIATSLGCKTVRGSSSRGADRALLGMCRAVDGGGDAAFTPDGPRGPAHTFAPGVLIVSQRTGAPVVPLGAGASRAWRLASWDRFLIPKPFARVTIAYGTPTIADAGSAREAVSQAPRFEALMAETNAVATRD; encoded by the coding sequence ATGACGGCCGCGGCCGTCGACACCCGGCGCGCGCGCCGCCGCGCGGTCCTCAGTTGGTTAGGCGGCGGCCTCCTGCGGGTGCTCGCGCGCACGTGGCGGATCCGCTACGTGAATCGCGGCGCGCTCGACGCGCTGCGCGCGGCCCGGCAACCCGCGATCCTCTGCCTGTGGCACGGCGAGATGCTGCCGCACCTGTGGGCGCACCGCGGTCAGGGCATCACGGTGCTCATCAGCGAGCACGGCGACGGCGAGATCATCGCGCGCATCGCCACTTCGTTAGGCTGCAAGACCGTGCGGGGATCGTCGTCGCGCGGCGCCGACCGGGCATTGTTAGGCATGTGCCGCGCCGTGGACGGCGGCGGGGACGCGGCGTTCACACCCGATGGCCCGCGCGGACCCGCACATACGTTCGCGCCCGGCGTGCTCATCGTCTCCCAACGCACCGGGGCGCCGGTCGTTCCGCTCGGCGCCGGCGCGTCGCGCGCATGGCGTCTCGCGAGCTGGGACCGGTTTCTCATCCCCAAGCCGTTTGCGCGCGTGACCATCGCCTACGGTACGCCAACTATCGCCGACGCGGGGAGTGCGCGCGAGGCGGTGAGCCAGGCCCCGCGCTTCGAGGCGCTCATGGCGGAGACCAACGCGGTAGCAACGCGTGATTGA
- a CDS encoding Gfo/Idh/MocA family oxidoreductase translates to MSAPRIGVVGAGSLGYHHVRLLRELPNVDFAGFYDIDATRVAAVQAELGATAAPSLAALLDRVDAVTVVVPTPAHHAVAKQALARGVHVLIEKPIATTLDEADDLLATARSTKALVQTGHVERFNRAIRAALPHIAEPRFVESNRLAPFNPRGSDVAVVLDLMIHDIDLVRTLVGGQVTELAAAGVPVLTPSVDIANARLGFDSGAVANITASRVSRDRFRKLRIFQRSGYLSLDLAQGTGEFYRLRDDLNVAALAAAPRQLEDFMERVPLDAPAGEPLRLELESFVAAVQGTQPVLVSGDDGREALALALRIMRAIERSMPVLAGSPGA, encoded by the coding sequence GTGAGCGCGCCGCGCATCGGCGTCGTCGGCGCAGGGAGCCTGGGCTACCACCACGTCCGGCTGCTGCGCGAGCTGCCTAACGTAGACTTCGCGGGCTTCTACGACATCGACGCGACGCGCGTCGCCGCGGTGCAGGCGGAGCTCGGCGCCACCGCGGCGCCGTCGCTCGCGGCGCTGCTGGACCGCGTGGACGCCGTCACGGTCGTCGTGCCGACGCCGGCGCACCACGCCGTCGCCAAGCAGGCGCTGGCGCGCGGCGTGCACGTGCTGATCGAGAAACCGATCGCGACCACGCTCGACGAAGCGGACGACCTGCTGGCGACCGCTCGCTCGACCAAGGCGCTGGTGCAAACGGGACACGTCGAACGGTTCAATCGCGCGATCCGCGCCGCGCTGCCGCACATCGCCGAGCCGCGATTCGTCGAGAGCAATCGCCTGGCGCCGTTCAATCCGCGCGGATCCGATGTCGCGGTGGTGCTGGATCTGATGATCCACGACATCGACCTGGTGCGCACGCTCGTCGGCGGACAGGTGACCGAGCTGGCTGCCGCGGGCGTGCCGGTGTTGACGCCGTCGGTGGACATCGCCAACGCGCGGTTAGGCTTCGACTCCGGCGCTGTGGCGAACATCACCGCGAGCCGCGTGTCGCGCGACCGGTTCCGCAAGCTGCGGATCTTTCAACGCAGCGGGTATCTGTCCCTGGATCTCGCGCAGGGGACGGGCGAGTTCTACCGGCTGCGCGACGATCTCAACGTGGCGGCGCTCGCCGCCGCTCCGCGGCAGCTCGAGGACTTCATGGAGCGCGTGCCGCTCGACGCGCCGGCGGGCGAGCCGCTCCGCCTCGAGCTCGAGAGCTTCGTGGCCGCGGTGCAGGGTACGCAGCCGGTGCTGGTCAGCGGCGACGACGGGCGCGAGGCGCTCGCCCTGGCGCTGCGCATCATGCGTGCGATCGAGCGATCGATGCCGGTGCTCGCCGGATCGCCCGGTGCGTGA
- the lpxB gene encoding lipid-A-disaccharide synthase, which produces MREVLFVAGEASGDLHASGVAEELRRRVADLPLAGIGGARMERAGVRLIEHTDRLAVMGFFEVLKHVPRHYVLLAALKRRLRSGAVGLVVLVDYPGFNMKVAAAAHAAGVPVLYYITPQVWAWGAGRLRALARTVTRAAVILPFEEALLRSHGVQATFVGHPLLDRAAASMPSRTAARRALGLTDAERVLALFPGSRAQEIARHLRPFLDTARMLERRVRGLKVVVSVAPGIALDGARSPYPLVQDSSFSVWRAADAALSKSGTSTLEAAVAGCPLVVAYRTGAASYAIARRVVTIPRIGLVNVVAGESLAPEFLQDAVNPAAMADAIEPLLDPNSLARAAQVAGLARVRDKLGTPGAAARVADMALALAQ; this is translated from the coding sequence GTGCGTGAGGTGCTGTTCGTCGCCGGCGAAGCGTCCGGCGACCTGCACGCGTCCGGAGTCGCCGAAGAGCTGCGCCGCCGAGTGGCGGATCTGCCGCTCGCGGGCATCGGCGGCGCGCGCATGGAGCGCGCAGGCGTTCGCCTCATCGAGCACACCGACCGTCTTGCGGTGATGGGGTTTTTCGAGGTGCTCAAGCACGTACCGCGGCACTACGTCCTGCTGGCCGCGCTCAAGCGGCGGCTGCGGTCCGGCGCGGTGGGTCTGGTGGTGCTGGTCGACTACCCGGGCTTCAACATGAAAGTCGCCGCGGCGGCGCACGCGGCGGGCGTGCCGGTGCTCTACTACATCACGCCGCAGGTGTGGGCGTGGGGCGCCGGTCGCCTCCGCGCGCTGGCGCGGACGGTGACGCGGGCGGCGGTGATCCTGCCCTTCGAGGAGGCGCTGCTGCGGTCGCACGGCGTGCAGGCGACGTTCGTTGGGCATCCGCTGCTCGACCGCGCGGCGGCGTCCATGCCGTCGCGCACGGCCGCGCGCCGCGCACTCGGCCTAACGGACGCGGAGCGCGTGCTGGCGCTCTTTCCGGGAAGCCGCGCCCAGGAGATCGCCCGCCACCTGCGGCCGTTCCTCGACACGGCGCGGATGCTCGAGCGGCGGGTGCGCGGTCTGAAGGTGGTGGTGAGCGTTGCGCCGGGCATTGCGCTCGACGGCGCGCGGTCGCCGTATCCCCTGGTGCAGGACTCCTCGTTCTCGGTGTGGCGCGCGGCGGATGCGGCGCTCTCGAAGAGCGGGACGTCCACGCTCGAGGCCGCGGTGGCGGGGTGTCCGTTGGTGGTTGCCTACCGCACCGGCGCGGCGAGCTACGCGATCGCGCGGCGCGTGGTGACCATCCCGCGGATCGGGCTCGTGAACGTCGTGGCCGGCGAGTCGCTGGCGCCCGAATTTCTGCAGGACGCGGTGAATCCGGCCGCGATGGCGGATGCGATCGAGCCGCTGCTCGACCCGAACAGCCTGGCGCGTGCGGCGCAGGTGGCCGGACTCGCTCGCGTCCGGGACAAGCTCGGCACGCCCGGCGCGGCGGCGCGCGTGGCCGACATGGCGCTGGCGCTCGCGCAATGA
- a CDS encoding 23S rRNA (pseudouridine(1915)-N(3))-methyltransferase RlmH produces MRVLVAAVGRPRDRDLAAVIEEYERRAARYWPLDIRAVREEPARGRPSTEVQEREGERLLAAAGSATVLVACDAEGTLMRSEEFAGWLRDHRDGGRDVAFMIGGAYGLSESVRRRSAMRLAFARWTLPHELARLVLAEQLYRAGTIGRGEPYHK; encoded by the coding sequence ATGCGCGTGCTCGTCGCGGCCGTGGGCCGGCCGAGGGATCGCGACCTGGCGGCCGTGATCGAGGAATACGAGCGACGCGCGGCGCGGTACTGGCCGCTCGACATCCGCGCGGTCCGCGAGGAGCCGGCGCGCGGGCGCCCGTCCACCGAGGTGCAAGAGCGCGAAGGGGAGCGCTTGCTGGCCGCGGCCGGCTCGGCGACGGTGCTCGTGGCCTGTGACGCCGAGGGAACTCTGATGCGGTCCGAGGAGTTCGCCGGTTGGCTCCGCGACCACCGCGACGGCGGACGCGATGTGGCGTTCATGATCGGCGGTGCGTACGGGTTGTCGGAGAGCGTGCGGCGCCGGTCGGCGATGCGGTTGGCGTTCGCGCGATGGACGCTGCCGCACGAGCTCGCGCGGTTGGTGCTCGCGGAACAACTCTATCGCGCCGGTACGATCGGGCGCGGCGAACCGTACCACAAGTGA
- a CDS encoding bifunctional UDP-3-O-[3-hydroxymyristoyl] N-acetylglucosamine deacetylase/3-hydroxyacyl-ACP dehydratase, translating to MSDQRHSIAQAVSLEGIGLHLGQACRLTFRPAEAGTGVVFRRVDVSGEPTIPARADFAVLSDRRTQLGSGPAALHTVEHVLAAVAAQDIDDLVIEMDGPEPPILDGSAAPYFDALGRAGIADRGGAVQYLAVTRPMSVKCGESRYEVLPAPSLSLKVTIDFPHPLIGRQTLDMGVTRDSFARELAGARTFGFTREVEMLSRMGLIRGASTANALVLDDTGLVDAELRWADEFVRHKTMDCVGDLALAGARVRARVIAVKPSHRGTVTLVQQMVTQASREGESRMLGIEDIMKVLPHRYPFLLVDRVLEMEPRKRIVGIKNVTMNEPFFQGHFPGHPVMPGVLIVEAMAQVGGMLLMGAVEDPENKIVYFMSLDNVKWRKPVRPGDQLRCELEMVQIRGRVCKMRGLAKVEGDLVCEADMAAMVVDR from the coding sequence GTGAGCGACCAGCGTCATTCGATTGCGCAGGCGGTGTCGCTCGAGGGGATCGGACTGCATCTCGGGCAGGCGTGCCGACTCACGTTCCGGCCGGCGGAGGCGGGCACGGGCGTGGTGTTCCGTCGCGTGGATGTCTCGGGGGAGCCGACGATTCCGGCGCGTGCGGACTTCGCGGTGCTGAGCGACCGGCGGACGCAGCTCGGCAGCGGGCCGGCGGCGCTGCACACGGTGGAGCACGTGCTGGCGGCCGTGGCGGCGCAGGACATCGACGACCTGGTGATCGAGATGGACGGGCCGGAGCCGCCGATTCTGGACGGCAGCGCGGCGCCGTACTTCGATGCGTTAGGCAGGGCGGGGATTGCCGATCGCGGCGGGGCGGTGCAATATCTCGCCGTCACGCGCCCGATGTCGGTCAAGTGCGGCGAGTCGAGGTACGAGGTGCTGCCGGCGCCGTCGTTGTCGCTCAAGGTGACGATCGACTTTCCGCATCCGCTGATCGGCCGGCAGACGTTGGACATGGGCGTCACGCGCGATTCGTTCGCGCGCGAGCTGGCCGGCGCGCGGACGTTCGGATTCACGCGCGAGGTCGAGATGCTGTCGCGGATGGGCTTGATCCGCGGGGCGTCGACGGCGAATGCGCTGGTGTTGGACGACACGGGGCTCGTGGATGCGGAGCTCCGTTGGGCGGACGAGTTCGTGCGGCACAAGACGATGGATTGCGTGGGCGATCTGGCGCTGGCCGGTGCGCGGGTGCGGGCGCGCGTGATCGCGGTCAAGCCGAGCCATCGCGGCACGGTCACGCTGGTGCAGCAGATGGTCACGCAGGCGAGCCGGGAGGGCGAATCGCGGATGCTTGGGATCGAAGACATCATGAAGGTGTTGCCGCACCGATATCCGTTTTTGCTGGTGGATCGCGTCCTCGAGATGGAGCCGCGGAAGCGGATCGTCGGTATCAAGAACGTGACGATGAACGAGCCGTTCTTTCAGGGGCACTTTCCGGGGCATCCGGTGATGCCGGGCGTGCTGATCGTCGAAGCGATGGCGCAGGTGGGCGGCATGCTGCTCATGGGCGCGGTCGAGGATCCGGAGAACAAGATCGTGTACTTCATGTCGCTGGACAACGTGAAGTGGCGGAAGCCCGTTCGGCCGGGCGACCAGCTGCGGTGCGAGTTGGAGATGGTCCAGATTCGCGGGCGCGTGTGCAAGATGCGGGGGCTGGCGAAGGTCGAGGGCGACCTGGTGTGCGAGGCGGACATGGCGGCGATGGTCGTCGACCGATGA